Proteins encoded in a region of the Streptomyces violaceoruber genome:
- the topA gene encoding type I DNA topoisomerase, translated as MSPTSETAKGGRRLVIVESPAKAKTIKGYLGPGYVVEASVGHIRDLPSGAAEVPEKYTGEVRRLGVDVEHDFQPIYVVNADKKSQVKKLKDLLKESDELFLATDEDREGEAIAWHLQEVLKPKIPVKRMVFHEITKDAIRAAVANPRELNQKLVDAQETRRILDRLYGYEVSPVLWKKVMPRLSAGRVQSVATRLVVERERERIAFRSAEYWDLTGTFATGRAGDASDPSSLVARLQTVDGRRVAQGRDFDSLGQLKSANTLHLDEANARALAAALENTRFAVRSVESKPYRRSPYAPFRTTTLQQEASRKLGFGAKSTMQVAQKLYENGYITYMRTDSTTLSDTAVSAARAQVTQLYGADYLPPQPRTYAGKVKNAQEAHEAIRPSGDRFRTPAETGLTGDQFKLYELIWKRTVASQMKDATGNSITVKIGGAASDGRDVEFSASGKTITFHGFLKAYVEGADDPNAELDDRERRLPQVAEGDALTAEEITVDGHATKPPARYTEASLVKELEEREIGRPSTYASIIGTILDRGYVFKKGTALVPSFLSFAVVNLLEKHFGRLVDYDFTARMEDDLDRIARGEAQSVPWLRRFYFGEGDGTGGGGAADAGNGDGDHLGGLKELVTDLGAIDAREVSSFPVGNDIKLRVGRYGPYVERGEKDAENHQRADVPEDLAPDELSVELAEELLAKPSGDFELGTDPATGHAIVAKDGRYGPYVTEVLPEGTPKTGKNAVKPRTASLFKSMSLDTVTLDDALKLMSLPRVVGADAEGVEITAQNGRYGPYLKKGTDSRSLQTEDQLFEITLEEALAIYAQPKQRGRAAAKPPLKELGTDPVSEKPVVVKDGRFGPYVTDGETNATLRSDDSVEEITPERGYELLAEKRAKGPAKKTAKKAVKKTAAKKAPAKKAAATKKTAAAKTMAAKKTAAKSTAKKTTAKTAAKKATASKTSED; from the coding sequence TTGTCCCCGACCAGCGAGACCGCGAAGGGCGGCCGACGACTCGTCATCGTCGAGTCGCCCGCCAAGGCGAAGACGATCAAGGGCTATCTCGGCCCTGGCTACGTCGTCGAGGCGAGCGTCGGGCACATCCGCGACCTTCCCAGCGGCGCGGCGGAGGTGCCGGAGAAGTACACCGGCGAGGTCCGCCGCCTCGGTGTGGACGTCGAACACGACTTCCAGCCGATCTATGTGGTCAACGCGGACAAGAAGTCCCAGGTCAAGAAGCTCAAGGACCTCCTGAAGGAGTCCGACGAACTCTTCCTCGCCACCGATGAGGACCGCGAGGGCGAGGCCATCGCCTGGCACCTCCAGGAAGTCCTCAAGCCGAAGATCCCGGTCAAGCGCATGGTGTTCCACGAGATCACCAAGGACGCGATCCGCGCCGCCGTCGCCAACCCGCGCGAGCTGAACCAGAAGCTCGTCGACGCCCAGGAGACCCGCCGCATCCTCGACCGCCTCTACGGCTACGAGGTCTCGCCGGTCCTGTGGAAGAAGGTCATGCCGCGCCTGTCGGCCGGCCGCGTCCAGTCCGTCGCCACCCGCCTCGTCGTCGAGCGGGAACGCGAGCGCATCGCCTTCCGCTCCGCCGAGTACTGGGACCTCACCGGCACCTTTGCGACGGGCCGCGCGGGAGACGCCTCCGACCCTTCGTCGCTGGTCGCCCGCCTCCAGACGGTCGACGGGCGGCGGGTCGCCCAGGGCCGCGACTTCGACTCCCTGGGGCAGCTCAAGAGCGCGAACACCCTCCACCTCGACGAGGCGAACGCCCGCGCGCTCGCCGCCGCCCTGGAGAACACGCGCTTCGCCGTCCGCTCCGTCGAGTCCAAGCCGTACCGCCGCTCGCCGTACGCCCCGTTCCGTACGACGACGCTTCAGCAGGAGGCCTCGCGCAAGCTCGGCTTCGGTGCGAAGTCGACCATGCAGGTCGCCCAGAAGCTGTACGAGAACGGCTACATCACCTACATGCGTACGGACTCCACGACCCTGAGCGACACGGCGGTCTCCGCCGCCCGCGCCCAGGTGACGCAGCTGTACGGCGCCGACTACCTGCCGCCCCAGCCGCGCACGTACGCCGGCAAGGTCAAGAACGCGCAGGAGGCGCACGAGGCGATCCGCCCCTCCGGCGACCGCTTCCGCACGCCCGCCGAGACCGGCCTGACCGGCGACCAGTTCAAGCTGTACGAGCTGATCTGGAAGCGGACCGTCGCCTCCCAGATGAAGGACGCGACCGGCAACAGCATCACCGTGAAGATCGGCGGCGCCGCCTCCGACGGCCGGGACGTCGAGTTCAGCGCCTCCGGCAAGACCATCACCTTCCACGGCTTCCTCAAGGCCTACGTCGAGGGTGCCGACGACCCGAACGCCGAGCTGGACGACCGCGAGCGGCGCCTGCCGCAGGTCGCCGAGGGCGACGCGCTGACGGCCGAGGAGATCACGGTCGACGGCCACGCCACCAAGCCCCCGGCCCGCTACACCGAGGCGTCGCTGGTCAAGGAGCTGGAAGAGCGCGAGATCGGCCGCCCGTCGACGTACGCGTCGATCATCGGCACCATCCTGGACCGCGGCTACGTCTTCAAGAAGGGCACGGCCCTCGTCCCGTCCTTCCTCTCCTTCGCCGTGGTCAACCTCCTGGAGAAGCACTTCGGGCGGCTCGTCGACTACGACTTCACCGCCAGGATGGAGGACGACCTCGACCGCATCGCCCGCGGCGAGGCCCAGTCGGTGCCGTGGCTGCGCCGCTTCTACTTCGGCGAGGGCGACGGCACGGGCGGCGGCGGCGCGGCCGACGCGGGCAACGGGGACGGCGACCACCTCGGCGGCCTGAAGGAGCTGGTGACCGACCTCGGCGCGATCGACGCGCGCGAGGTGTCGTCCTTCCCCGTCGGCAACGACATCAAGCTGCGCGTCGGCCGCTACGGCCCCTACGTCGAGCGCGGCGAGAAGGACGCCGAGAACCACCAGCGCGCCGACGTCCCCGAGGACCTGGCGCCCGACGAGCTGTCCGTGGAACTGGCGGAGGAACTGCTCGCCAAGCCGAGCGGCGACTTCGAGCTGGGCACCGACCCGGCCACCGGCCACGCCATCGTCGCCAAGGACGGCCGCTACGGCCCGTACGTCACCGAGGTGCTCCCCGAGGGCACCCCGAAGACCGGCAAGAACGCCGTGAAGCCGCGCACCGCCTCGCTGTTCAAGTCGATGTCGCTGGACACGGTGACCCTCGACGACGCCCTGAAGCTCATGTCGCTGCCGCGGGTCGTCGGCGCCGACGCGGAGGGCGTGGAGATCACCGCGCAGAACGGCCGCTACGGCCCGTACCTGAAGAAGGGCACGGACTCGCGGTCCCTCCAGACCGAGGATCAGCTCTTCGAGATCACGCTGGAGGAGGCGCTGGCGATCTACGCCCAGCCCAAGCAGCGTGGCCGGGCCGCGGCCAAGCCGCCGCTGAAGGAGCTGGGCACCGACCCGGTCAGCGAGAAGCCGGTCGTGGTGAAGGACGGCCGCTTCGGCCCGTACGTCACCGACGGCGAGACCAACGCGACCCTGCGCTCCGACGACAGCGTCGAGGAGATCACCCCCGAGCGGGGCTACGAGCTGCTCGCCGAGAAGCGTGCCAAGGGGCCCGCCAAGAAGACGGCGAAGAAGGCCGTGAAGAAGACGGCCGCCAAGAAGGCCCCGGCCAAGAAGGCGGCGGCGACCAAGAAGACGGCCGCCGCGAAGACCATGGCGGCCAAGAAGACCGCCGCCAAGAGCACCGCGAAGAAGACGACCGCCAAGACGGCGGCGAAGAAGGCGACCGCGTCGAAGACGTCGGAGGACTGA
- a CDS encoding DUF7059 domain-containing protein — protein MSNASLSPLPSADRPDVATRLRDALLGASFTADGLLELLGAPAYAALSRSETVPALRATRGDTPLELLVRLFLLQQPVPHARVADVLPVDACLESGWLDHAGDDEVTATVDVRPYGGPGGEDWFVVSDLGCAVGGAGGIGNHAEGVVLGVGGASTTLAGLTVRTPVSAALDLGTGSGIQALHAAAHATRVTATDVNPRALHITALTLALSGAPAADLREGSLYEPVADDETYDLIVSNPPFVISPGARLTYRDGGMGGDDLCRSLVQQTGERLNEGGFAHFLANWQHVEGEEWTDRLRSWVPHGCDAWIVQREVQDVTQYAELWLRDAGDHRGDPADYQARYDAWLDEFEARKVKAVGFGWITLRRTGAADPSVVAEEWPHPVEQPLGETVRAHFDRVDYLRSHDDAALLEAHFTLSGEVVQEQVGLPGAEDPEHVVLRQNRGMRRATRVDTVGAGFAGVCDGTMSAGRILDAIAQLVGEDPVALRDRTPAQIRLLVEQGFLEPA, from the coding sequence GTGAGTAACGCCAGCCTGTCCCCCCTGCCCTCCGCCGACCGCCCCGACGTCGCCACCCGGCTGCGGGACGCCTTGCTCGGGGCGTCCTTCACCGCCGACGGACTGCTGGAGCTGCTCGGCGCCCCCGCCTACGCGGCGCTGTCGCGCAGCGAGACCGTGCCCGCGCTCCGGGCGACCCGCGGCGACACGCCGCTGGAACTGCTCGTCCGGCTGTTCCTGCTCCAGCAACCCGTCCCCCACGCGCGCGTGGCGGACGTCCTGCCCGTCGACGCCTGCCTGGAGAGCGGCTGGCTCGACCACGCGGGCGACGACGAGGTGACGGCCACCGTGGACGTACGGCCCTACGGCGGGCCCGGTGGCGAGGACTGGTTCGTCGTCTCCGACCTCGGCTGCGCGGTCGGCGGCGCCGGCGGCATCGGCAACCACGCCGAGGGCGTCGTCCTCGGCGTGGGCGGCGCCTCCACGACCCTGGCCGGCCTCACCGTCCGTACGCCCGTCTCCGCCGCCCTCGACCTCGGCACCGGCTCCGGCATCCAGGCGCTGCACGCCGCCGCGCACGCCACACGTGTGACGGCCACCGACGTCAATCCGCGCGCGCTGCACATCACCGCGCTCACCCTGGCGCTGTCCGGCGCTCCGGCCGCCGACCTGCGCGAGGGCTCCCTCTACGAGCCGGTCGCCGACGACGAGACGTACGACCTGATCGTCTCCAACCCGCCGTTCGTGATCTCGCCCGGTGCCCGACTCACCTACCGCGACGGCGGGATGGGCGGGGACGATCTGTGCCGCTCGCTCGTTCAGCAGACGGGGGAGCGCCTGAACGAGGGCGGGTTCGCGCACTTCCTCGCCAACTGGCAGCACGTGGAGGGGGAGGAGTGGACGGACCGGCTGCGCTCCTGGGTGCCGCACGGCTGCGACGCCTGGATCGTCCAGCGCGAGGTGCAGGACGTCACCCAGTACGCCGAGCTGTGGCTGCGGGACGCGGGCGACCACCGCGGTGATCCCGCCGACTACCAGGCGCGGTACGACGCCTGGCTGGACGAGTTCGAGGCGCGCAAGGTCAAGGCCGTCGGCTTCGGCTGGATCACGCTGCGCCGGACCGGGGCCGCGGACCCCTCGGTCGTCGCCGAGGAGTGGCCGCACCCGGTCGAGCAGCCGCTCGGCGAGACCGTGCGCGCCCACTTCGACCGCGTCGACTACCTGCGCTCCCACGACGACGCGGCCCTGCTGGAGGCGCACTTCACGCTGTCCGGCGAGGTCGTCCAGGAACAGGTCGGACTGCCCGGCGCCGAGGACCCGGAGCACGTCGTCCTGCGCCAGAACCGCGGGATGCGCCGGGCCACCCGGGTCGACACCGTCGGCGCCGGTTTTGCGGGCGTCTGCGACGGCACCATGAGCGCGGGCCGCATCCTGGACGCCATCGCGCAGCTGGTCGGCGAGGACCCGGTGGCCCTGCGCGACCGCACGCCCGCGCAGATCCGTCTGCTGGTGGAGCAGGGCTTCCTCGAACCGGCGTAG
- the tmk gene encoding dTMP kinase, with amino-acid sequence MTRAEQPTAPHPAPDDALVADSRERAVRALLRRPQLRRLWSAQLVGGVGDILALLVLVLLTVQAAIGAGSFGGGYRGVAFAVATVFGVRILATLLFGAVLLGPLTSLTSQDGPLDRRWTMVGADGLRAALLIVAPLWIDWMPDDALAYLLVTAFVTGVAERFWTVCRESAAPALLPAPPLEGATVRPLPDHMDALRRLSLRTSFVAIPLAAAVLVVAGLLNNLLGAGVDWFAEHQAALGSYVAAGLFAASLSVVSILELPAMRTPRARSPLEGLRRPRSGGGVDKGRTGALPLLVCACAAVAAVVAATVAVAVLHAKDLGGGPVLYGLTAGALTGGVVVGIRTAPALLPSLSRRRLLALAIAFVGVTLLAAGLVPDDTTVLLLLALSGVGAGVAANTGHALLDQETEDHRRARTTEHLHAVVRVCVALGAVVGPVLAAAIGPHRLENGRFVFAHGGAAFVLMLLGALLLPLAALVLAKVDDRSGVPLRHDLRDALLGGDDPVPTSAATGFFIALEGGDGAGKSTQAEALAEWIRGKGHEVVLTREPGATPVGKRLRSILLDVSSAGLSHRAEALLYAADRAEHVDTVVRPALERGAVVVSDRYIDSSVAYQGAGRDLSPTEIARINRWATNGLVPHLTVLLDVAPEAARERFTEAPDRLESEPAEFHARVRSGFLTLAAADPGRYLVVDAGQEPEAVTTVVRHRLDQVLPLSEAEIKAREEARRKAEEEARRKAEEEAARKAEEERLERERLEEEARVRAEEEERKRRELEEAQRREAERQAEEARQRAEEARRKAEEERARLLAEEKARAEEEARLRAEQERRRKQAEEEERLRAEAEARRLEKQRKAEEALLRAEEARRAAEEAAAAAAAGPKSAAPAAADAPRPKPAASAPTDAATVPTPIVTPTNASGGPVEDTAVLRPVRDTPDDDRTDDAEGGTDGRGARGDGGRASGESESEVTTELPKPPVPSGAADETAVLPAVQPRDADETAVLPPVTPPGAADETAVLPPVRGDDPADRVPPGYFREESPAEEAQDRTRELPQIDPDQAPPSRRRRSDWAEETPLDDLPTLADELLGPHDEDEGGRDDEGRGGRGRGRGRR; translated from the coding sequence ATGACGCGAGCCGAGCAGCCAACGGCCCCTCACCCCGCCCCGGACGACGCCCTGGTCGCGGACTCCCGCGAGCGCGCCGTCCGCGCCCTGCTGCGCCGCCCGCAGCTGAGGCGTTTGTGGAGCGCACAGCTCGTGGGGGGTGTCGGCGACATCCTCGCCCTGCTGGTGCTGGTCCTCCTCACGGTCCAGGCCGCGATCGGCGCGGGCTCCTTCGGCGGGGGCTACCGCGGCGTGGCGTTCGCAGTGGCGACCGTTTTCGGCGTCCGCATCCTGGCGACGCTGCTCTTCGGCGCCGTCCTGCTCGGGCCCCTGACCTCCCTCACCTCGCAGGACGGCCCGCTCGACCGGCGCTGGACCATGGTCGGCGCCGACGGGCTGCGGGCCGCCCTGCTGATCGTCGCGCCCCTGTGGATCGACTGGATGCCCGACGACGCGCTCGCCTACCTCCTGGTGACCGCCTTCGTCACCGGGGTCGCCGAGCGCTTCTGGACGGTGTGCCGGGAGAGCGCGGCCCCCGCGCTGCTGCCCGCCCCGCCCCTGGAGGGCGCCACGGTACGGCCGCTGCCGGACCACATGGACGCGCTGCGCCGCCTGTCGCTGCGCACGAGCTTCGTGGCGATCCCCCTCGCGGCCGCCGTACTGGTCGTCGCGGGGCTCCTGAACAACCTTCTGGGCGCCGGCGTCGACTGGTTCGCCGAGCACCAGGCGGCACTCGGCTCGTACGTCGCGGCCGGGCTGTTCGCCGCGTCCCTGTCCGTGGTGAGCATCCTGGAGCTGCCCGCGATGCGCACCCCGCGCGCGCGGTCGCCGCTGGAGGGCCTGCGCCGCCCCAGGAGCGGCGGCGGCGTCGACAAGGGCCGCACCGGAGCGCTTCCGCTGCTGGTGTGCGCCTGCGCCGCGGTCGCCGCGGTGGTGGCCGCCACGGTCGCCGTGGCCGTGCTGCACGCCAAGGACCTGGGCGGCGGCCCCGTGCTGTACGGGCTGACGGCGGGCGCGCTGACCGGCGGCGTCGTCGTCGGCATCCGCACCGCCCCCGCCCTGCTGCCCTCCCTGTCCCGCCGGCGGCTGCTCGCCCTGGCGATCGCCTTCGTCGGCGTCACCCTGCTGGCCGCCGGTCTCGTCCCGGACGACACCACCGTGCTGCTGCTCCTCGCGCTGTCCGGCGTCGGCGCGGGCGTGGCCGCGAACACCGGGCACGCGCTGCTCGACCAGGAGACCGAGGACCACCGCCGGGCCCGGACCACCGAGCACCTGCACGCCGTCGTCCGGGTCTGCGTGGCGCTCGGCGCGGTCGTCGGGCCCGTGCTGGCCGCGGCGATCGGACCGCACCGGCTGGAGAACGGCAGGTTCGTCTTCGCCCACGGTGGCGCCGCGTTCGTCCTGATGCTGCTCGGCGCCCTGCTGCTGCCGCTGGCCGCGCTGGTACTCGCCAAGGTCGACGACCGCTCCGGCGTGCCGCTGCGCCACGACCTGCGGGACGCGCTGCTCGGCGGCGACGACCCGGTGCCGACGTCGGCTGCGACAGGCTTCTTCATCGCCCTGGAGGGCGGCGACGGCGCCGGAAAGTCCACCCAGGCCGAGGCCCTCGCCGAGTGGATCCGCGGCAAGGGGCACGAGGTCGTGCTCACCCGAGAGCCCGGCGCGACCCCGGTCGGCAAGCGCCTGCGCTCCATCCTGCTGGACGTCTCCAGCGCCGGACTGTCGCACCGCGCGGAGGCCCTGCTGTACGCCGCCGACCGCGCGGAGCACGTCGACACCGTGGTGCGGCCCGCCCTGGAGCGCGGCGCCGTGGTCGTCTCCGACCGCTACATCGACTCCTCGGTCGCCTACCAGGGCGCAGGACGCGACCTGTCGCCGACCGAGATCGCCCGCATCAACCGCTGGGCCACCAACGGGCTCGTACCGCACCTGACCGTCCTGCTGGACGTGGCGCCGGAGGCCGCCCGCGAGCGGTTCACCGAGGCACCGGACCGTCTCGAGTCGGAGCCCGCCGAGTTCCACGCGCGCGTGCGCTCCGGGTTCCTCACCCTGGCCGCCGCCGACCCCGGGCGCTACCTCGTCGTGGACGCCGGTCAGGAGCCGGAGGCCGTCACCACCGTCGTACGCCACCGGCTGGACCAGGTGCTGCCGCTGTCCGAGGCCGAGATCAAGGCCCGGGAGGAGGCGCGCCGCAAGGCGGAGGAGGAAGCCCGCCGCAAGGCCGAGGAAGAGGCGGCCCGCAAGGCCGAGGAGGAGCGCCTGGAGCGCGAGCGCCTCGAAGAAGAGGCGCGGGTGCGCGCCGAGGAGGAGGAGCGCAAGCGCCGCGAGCTGGAGGAGGCGCAGCGGCGCGAGGCCGAGCGGCAGGCCGAGGAGGCCAGGCAGCGGGCCGAGGAAGCGCGCCGCAAGGCCGAGGAGGAGCGGGCCCGGCTCCTGGCCGAGGAGAAGGCGCGCGCCGAGGAGGAGGCACGGCTGCGGGCCGAGCAGGAGCGGCGCCGCAAGCAGGCCGAGGAGGAGGAGCGGCTGCGGGCCGAGGCCGAGGCCCGGCGCCTGGAGAAGCAGCGCAAGGCCGAGGAGGCCCTGCTGCGCGCCGAGGAGGCGCGCCGGGCGGCGGAGGAGGCCGCGGCCGCGGCCGCGGCCGGTCCCAAGTCGGCGGCCCCCGCGGCGGCGGACGCCCCCCGTCCGAAGCCGGCCGCCTCGGCCCCCACCGACGCGGCGACCGTGCCGACCCCGATCGTGACCCCGACCAACGCCTCCGGCGGGCCGGTGGAGGACACGGCGGTCCTGCGGCCGGTGCGGGACACGCCCGACGACGACCGTACCGACGACGCCGAGGGCGGCACCGACGGCCGGGGTGCTCGCGGCGACGGCGGCCGGGCGTCCGGCGAGTCCGAGTCCGAGGTGACGACCGAACTGCCCAAGCCGCCGGTGCCGTCCGGCGCGGCGGACGAGACGGCGGTGCTTCCGGCGGTGCAGCCGCGGGACGCCGACGAGACGGCGGTCCTGCCGCCCGTGACGCCGCCGGGAGCCGCCGACGAGACGGCCGTCCTGCCGCCCGTGCGCGGGGACGACCCCGCCGACCGGGTCCCGCCGGGCTACTTCCGGGAGGAGAGCCCCGCCGAGGAGGCCCAGGACCGCACGCGGGAGCTGCCCCAGATCGACCCCGACCAGGCACCGCCGTCCCGCCGGCGCCGCTCGGACTGGGCCGAGGAGACCCCGCTGGACGACCTGCCGACGCTGGCGGACGAGCTGCTCGGGCCGCACGACGAGGACGAGGGCGGCCGGGACGACGAGGGCCGCGGCGGCCGGGGCAGGGGCCGGGGACGACGCTGA
- a CDS encoding DNA polymerase III subunit delta', producing MTVWDDLVGQEKVCEPLAAAARDADAFVTAAATAGPLPQSTSMTHAWLFTGPPGSGVARTARAFAAALQCVSPDRALGGVPGCGFCDGCHTALVGTHADVSTVVAMGAEIRAQDMRDTVRKSFTSPANGRWQIILVEEAERLNEKSANAVLKAVEEPAPRTVWLLCAPSVEDVLPTIRSRCRHLNLRTPSVEAVADMLVRREGIEPDVAAAAARATQGHIDRARRLATDKAARDRRAAVLKLPLRVEDVGGALRAAQELVDAAAEDAKQLAEEMDAKETEELKAALGAAQGGRLPRGTAGVIKDLEADQKRRKARTQRNSLDLALSELTGFYRDVLALQLGSRVAIANADAEDALERLARGSTPESTLRRIEAVAACGEALDRNVPPLLAVEAMTMALRSG from the coding sequence ATGACCGTGTGGGACGACCTCGTCGGGCAGGAGAAGGTGTGCGAGCCGCTCGCCGCCGCAGCCCGGGACGCCGACGCCTTCGTCACCGCCGCCGCGACCGCGGGCCCGCTGCCGCAGTCGACGAGCATGACGCACGCCTGGCTGTTCACCGGTCCGCCCGGCTCCGGCGTGGCCCGGACGGCCCGGGCGTTCGCCGCCGCGCTGCAGTGCGTGAGCCCCGACCGTGCCCTCGGCGGGGTCCCCGGCTGCGGCTTCTGCGACGGCTGCCACACCGCACTGGTCGGCACCCACGCGGACGTCAGCACCGTGGTCGCCATGGGCGCCGAGATCCGCGCCCAGGACATGCGGGACACCGTCCGCAAGTCGTTCACCTCACCCGCGAACGGCCGCTGGCAGATCATCCTCGTCGAGGAGGCCGAGCGGCTGAACGAGAAGTCGGCCAACGCCGTCCTGAAGGCCGTGGAGGAACCGGCGCCGCGGACCGTGTGGCTGCTGTGCGCCCCCTCCGTCGAGGACGTCCTGCCCACGATCCGCTCCCGCTGCCGCCACCTGAACCTGCGCACGCCGTCCGTCGAGGCCGTCGCCGACATGCTCGTACGGCGCGAGGGCATCGAACCGGACGTCGCCGCCGCGGCGGCCCGCGCCACCCAGGGCCACATCGACCGCGCCCGCCGCCTGGCCACCGACAAGGCCGCCCGGGACCGCCGGGCCGCCGTGCTGAAGCTGCCGCTGCGGGTGGAGGACGTCGGTGGCGCCCTCAGGGCGGCCCAGGAGCTGGTCGACGCCGCGGCGGAGGACGCCAAGCAGCTCGCCGAGGAGATGGACGCCAAGGAGACCGAGGAGCTGAAGGCCGCACTCGGCGCCGCCCAGGGCGGCCGGCTCCCGCGCGGCACGGCCGGCGTGATCAAGGACCTGGAGGCCGACCAGAAACGCCGCAAGGCGCGCACCCAGCGCAACAGCCTCGACCTCGCCCTCAGCGAGCTGACCGGTTTCTACCGCGACGTCCTCGCGCTCCAGCTCGGTTCCCGCGTGGCCATCGCCAACGCCGACGCGGAGGACGCCCTGGAGCGGCTCGCCCGCGGCAGCACCCCCGAGTCCACGCTGCGCCGGATCGAGGCGGTCGCCGCCTGCGGAGAGGCTCTGGACCGCAATGTGCCCCCGCTGCTGGCGGTGGAGGCGATGACGATGGCCCTCAGATCGGGCTGA
- a CDS encoding alpha/beta hydrolase, with protein sequence MDTRRTHRRTRTGGTRFRATLLTAALLATACSAGGASTSAGSPAAKAAGATEAATATLTPLPKATPAELSPYYEQKLGWRDCGVPGFQCATMKAPLDYAKPADGDVRLAVARKKATGPGKRLGSLLVNPGGPGGSAIGYLQQYAGIGYPAKVRAQYDMVAVDPRGVARSEPVECLDGREMDAYTRTDVTPDDAGETDELVDAYKEFAEGCGAEAPKLLRHVSTVEAARDMDVLRAVLGDEKLTYVGASYGTFLGATYAGLFPDRTGRLVLDGAMDPSLPARRLNLEQTEGFETAFQSFAKDCVKQPDCPLGDKDTTPDQVGKNLKSFFDDLDAKPLPAGDADGRKLTESLATTGVIAAMYDEGAWQQLRESLTSAIKEKDGAGLLILSDSYYEREADGGYSNLMFANAAVNCLDLPAAFSSPDEVRDALPDFEKASPVFGEGLAWSSLNCAYWPVKPTGEPHRIEAAGATPIVVVGTTRDPATPYRWAEALSDQLTSGHLLTYEGDGHTAYGRGSSCIDSAINTYLLTGTAPEDGKRCS encoded by the coding sequence ATGGACACAAGGCGCACTCACCGCAGGACCCGCACCGGCGGCACCCGTTTCCGGGCCACGCTGCTCACCGCCGCGCTGCTCGCCACCGCCTGCTCGGCCGGGGGCGCGTCGACGTCCGCCGGATCCCCCGCGGCCAAGGCGGCCGGCGCGACGGAGGCGGCCACGGCGACCCTGACCCCCCTGCCGAAGGCCACGCCCGCCGAGCTGTCGCCGTACTACGAGCAGAAGCTCGGCTGGCGCGACTGCGGCGTCCCGGGCTTCCAGTGCGCCACCATGAAGGCCCCGCTCGACTACGCCAAGCCCGCCGACGGCGACGTCCGGCTCGCGGTGGCCCGCAAGAAGGCCACGGGGCCGGGCAAGCGCCTCGGCTCGCTGCTGGTCAACCCGGGCGGACCGGGCGGCTCGGCGATCGGCTACCTCCAGCAGTACGCGGGCATCGGCTACCCGGCGAAGGTCCGCGCCCAGTACGACATGGTGGCGGTCGACCCCCGGGGCGTGGCCCGCAGTGAACCCGTCGAGTGCCTGGACGGGCGCGAGATGGACGCGTACACGCGCACCGACGTCACCCCGGACGACGCGGGCGAGACGGACGAGCTGGTCGACGCCTACAAGGAGTTCGCCGAGGGCTGCGGGGCGGAGGCGCCGAAGCTGCTGCGCCACGTCTCCACGGTCGAGGCGGCACGCGACATGGACGTCCTGCGCGCGGTGCTGGGCGACGAGAAGCTGACGTACGTGGGAGCGTCGTACGGCACCTTCCTGGGCGCGACCTACGCCGGTCTGTTCCCCGACCGGACGGGCCGCCTGGTCCTGGACGGCGCGATGGACCCCTCGCTGCCCGCCCGCCGCCTGAACCTGGAGCAGACGGAGGGCTTCGAGACGGCGTTCCAGTCCTTCGCGAAGGACTGCGTGAAGCAGCCGGACTGCCCCCTCGGCGACAAGGACACCACCCCCGACCAGGTCGGCAAGAACCTCAAGTCCTTCTTCGACGACCTGGACGCGAAGCCCCTGCCCGCCGGCGACGCCGACGGCCGCAAGCTCACCGAATCCCTCGCCACCACCGGCGTGATCGCCGCGATGTACGACGAGGGCGCCTGGCAGCAGCTGCGCGAGTCCCTCACCTCGGCGATCAAGGAGAAGGACGGTGCGGGCCTGCTGATCCTCTCCGACAGCTACTACGAGCGCGAGGCCGACGGCGGCTACAGCAACCTGATGTTCGCCAACGCCGCCGTGAACTGCCTCGACCTCCCCGCCGCCTTCTCCTCCCCGGACGAGGTGCGCGACGCCCTCCCCGACTTCGAGAAGGCGTCCCCGGTCTTCGGCGAGGGCCTCGCCTGGTCCTCCCTGAACTGCGCGTACTGGCCGGTGAAGCCCACGGGGGAGCCGCACCGCATCGAGGCGGCCGGCGCCACCCCGATCGTCGTGGTCGGCACCACCCGCGACCCGGCCACCCCCTACCGCTGGGCCGAGGCCCTCTCCGACCAGCTCACCTCCGGCCACCTCCTCACCTACGAGGGAGACGGCCACACCGCGTACGGCCGCGGCAGCTCCTGCATCGACTCCGCGATCAACACGTACCTGCTGACCGGCACCGCCCCGGAGGACGGCAAGCGCTGCTCGTAA